One genomic segment of Candidatus Zixiibacteriota bacterium includes these proteins:
- a CDS encoding DUF1844 domain-containing protein yields MDKKEEKSQTKEELFFHLVYMFETAALQQMGKLANPVTRKIEKNLEQAKYSIDILEVIQEKTKGNLNEGESKFLEHVLFELRMNYLEELKKDEKISKEENKSADSGQEEKSES; encoded by the coding sequence ATGGATAAAAAAGAGGAAAAAAGCCAGACTAAAGAGGAGCTTTTTTTCCATCTGGTTTATATGTTTGAGACTGCAGCCTTACAGCAGATGGGCAAATTAGCCAATCCGGTAACCCGGAAGATTGAAAAAAACTTAGAACAGGCGAAGTACTCCATCGATATTTTAGAGGTTATTCAAGAGAAGACCAAGGGTAATTTAAATGAAGGAGAAAGCAAATTTCTGGAGCATGTCCTGTTTGAGCTCAGAATGAACTATTTAGAGGAACTGAAGAAAGATGAAAAAATCTCAAAGGAAGAAAATAAATCCGCTGACTCCGGACAGGAGGAAAAAAGCGAGAGTTAG